The Pirellulales bacterium region GACGCTGGCTCCGGCGAATCGCTGGCAACGCGCGAATTCGCCAAGATCCCTCTGACGAAAGACGATGCCGCCAAGGCTCGCAATCTCGCGTGGCAACACCATGCCGACTGGATCAAGGAAAATCGCGCGGCGGAAATCAAGGCGCGGCTGTTGACCTACGAGAAATTCAAAATGCCGTTCTACATGACCACTTTCGGCAAGCAGCCGAAGGCGGGCTGGAGCCTGTGGATCTCGATGCACGGCGGCGGCGGAGCGCCACAGCAAGTCAACGATCAGCAGTGGGAGAATCAGAAACATCTCTACAAGCTCGACGAGGGAATTTATCTCGCCCCACGCGCTCCGACCGATAACTGGAATCTGTGGCACGAAGCACATATCGATCCGCTCTTCGATCGCCTGATCGAAGATTTGATCGTGCTCGAGCACGTCGATCCGAATCGGGTCTACATCATGGGCTATTCGGCCGGCGGCGACGGCGTGTATCAGCTCGCCCCGCGGATGGCCGATCGCTGGGCGGCCGCCGCCATGATGGCCGGCCATCCGAACGACGCCTCGTGGCTCGGCCTGCGAAATATCGGTTTCGCGATTCAAGCCGGCGGGCTCGACTCGGCCTACAATCGCAACAAAGTGGCCCAGCAATGGATCGATCGGCTCGATCAACTCCATCACGACGATCCGCAGGGTTATTTGCACTACGGCAAGATTTTTCCCAACAAGGGACATTGGATGGATCGCGAAGATGCCAAAGTGCTCCCCTGGATGGCAGCGATCAAGCGGAATCCGCTGCCCGACAAAGTCGTTTGGAAGCAAAGCCCCGTCGTGCACGATCGATTCTATTGGCTCGCCGTGCCAGACGGCCATTCGCCGCAGCCGGGCGCGGAAGTCGTTGCCGAGCGGGCTGGGCAAACCGTGGAAATCAAAACGGCCGACAACATCCGTGCGCTTTCGATTCGGCTCGACGACCGCATGGCCGATCTGGACCGGCCGGTGCGCGTCGTGGATCGTGGGGCCGTGTTGTTCGAAGGCCGCCCGCCGCGCACCATCGCCACGCTTTTGCAAACGCTCGCCAAACGCGGCGACCCCGATTTGATGTTCGATTCCGAAATCATTGTAAAACTGCCCGACGAACCGAAGACGGCAGAGAAAGTTGAAACGAAACAGGCGCCATGATAACTCCACAACCAACGAAAACTCGACCAGCAACACTTCGAACTGCAATTCGTGCCGCAGCGCTGACGGCGGCCCTCTCGATAGCTCTGTCGGCGATGCCCGGCGCCGCGCGGGCCGACGGCGAAAAACTGGCCAAGCCGACCGCCGATCAGGCCGCCTGGCAAGATTGCGAACTGGGCATGTTTATCCATTTCGGCCCGGCCACTTGGCAAGATGTCGGCGAAGACAACCTTTCCACTCCCCTCGATCAAATCATTCCCGACAAGCTCGACACCGAGCAATGGGTGCGGGCGGCCGAGGCGATGGGGGCGAAATATATCGTGTTCGTCGCCAAACATTCCGGCGGGTTTTGCTGGTGGCAAACCGACACCACCGACTACAGCGTGAAGAACACGCCGTGGCGCGGCGGCAAAGGCGACGTGCTCGCCGAGCTGTCGGCCTCGTGCAAGAAGCACGGCATGAAGCTCGGCGTTTATATCAGCCCGATGGATCGCAAACACAAAGCCGCCGGCGGCGGCCGCTGCGCGACGCCCGAGCTGCAAGCCGCCTACAACAAACTTTATCGCCAGCAACTGACCGAAGTGCTCAGCCGCTATGGCTCGATGTTCGAAGTCTGGTTCGACGGGAGCAATGTCGTGCCGGTCGGCGATATTTTGCGGCAATACGCGCCGCACGCCATGATTTTTCAGGGCCCGCATGCCACGATCCGCTGGGTCGGCAACGAAGATGGCATCGCCCCGTATCCGGCCTGGAATTCGCTTTCGATCGCCGATGCCCGATCGGGCGTGGCCACGGCGCGGCAGGGAAATCCCGACGGAGCCGCGTGGCTTCCGAACGAGTGCGACGCGGAGTTTCGCGACGCCTGGATGTGGAACTCCAAAAATGCCGGCTCGCTAAAAAGCGTCGAGCGTTTGATGGAGATCTACGACGGCTCGGTCGGCCACGGCGCCGTGTTGCTCTTGAACCATTCGCCCGACCGCACCGGCCTGATCCCCGCGGCCGACTTCGAGCGCGGCAAACAATTCGGCGACGAAATCCGCCACGAATTCGCTCACAGCCTTGCAGAAACCTCCGGCCACGGCAACATGGTCGAACTGCCGCTCGCGAAGCCGGCGACGATCGACCGCCTGGTGCTGATGGAAAACATTGTGGACGGCGAGCGCGTGCGCGAATTCGTCGTCGAAGTGCAGCATGGCGGCGAGTGGCGCCCGCTTTTCCACGGCTCCGCAATCGGCCACAAACAAATCATCCGCTTCGCGCCAACCGAAGCGACCGCCGTGCGACTGCGAGTAAGCAAAAGCGCCGCCGAGCCCGAAGTCCGCAAACTGGCGGTCTATGAGGCTGACAGACTCCGCTGACGGACGGAGGACGGGAGTCAACTCCCGTCCCCTTAAATTATCGTCCGCTTAAATTATCACTGAGAGATCACCGAGAGCTTTTGATTGTCATCGACCGTCGGCGCCGGCCAATGCCAGCATTCGGCGCTGCCGAGCGACTGGAATGCGCCGTACGCCCGGACCGACCGGCAAACTCGCGCGCGGTAGTGTGGTGTCTGCGAAATAGCGTGTCTTATTCAAAACCGTCTGCGCTGGAGCGAACTCCGCCGCGAAGCCGCGCTCGGTATCGAAACGCGCCCTGGACAAACAAAGCTCCCGTCCCAACTACTTTCCCTTTAAATTTCGCTCGCAATATTGCCTATTTGGCCGACAAGAGCGACTGCCGTTCCGTTCCCAGGGGCCATAGACCTTCGAATTGTAAGTGTAGCGATTCAATCATCTCTGGGCAGAGCGCGCCGAACCGGACGCTCGGGTTCGTGATGTTTGGATTTGTGGGGCGATAGGCTGTAATTTCCAGGTGTGCCAACGCACTGGGATAGCCAGCGTCTCGGACCCAGAAGCTATTCAGGAATTGAAAAGGCACGAAGCGGAACTCAAACGATCCACCCGACGCGTTGTCGATCCGCTGGTGAATGCTTTTCAAGACATCAATCGACTCGCCCGGCATTTGTTGCAATCTTTCGATGGAAG contains the following coding sequences:
- a CDS encoding alpha/beta hydrolase, giving the protein MHDRIRHLAMFCGLRCHAAIFHRLAAVFVCAALVVVSLLFAALSAPPAAAAAADAPQPPPAQASHDALAALAAALGKDAGSGESLATREFAKIPLTKDDAAKARNLAWQHHADWIKENRAAEIKARLLTYEKFKMPFYMTTFGKQPKAGWSLWISMHGGGGAPQQVNDQQWENQKHLYKLDEGIYLAPRAPTDNWNLWHEAHIDPLFDRLIEDLIVLEHVDPNRVYIMGYSAGGDGVYQLAPRMADRWAAAAMMAGHPNDASWLGLRNIGFAIQAGGLDSAYNRNKVAQQWIDRLDQLHHDDPQGYLHYGKIFPNKGHWMDREDAKVLPWMAAIKRNPLPDKVVWKQSPVVHDRFYWLAVPDGHSPQPGAEVVAERAGQTVEIKTADNIRALSIRLDDRMADLDRPVRVVDRGAVLFEGRPPRTIATLLQTLAKRGDPDLMFDSEIIVKLPDEPKTAEKVETKQAP
- a CDS encoding alpha-L-fucosidase yields the protein MPGAARADGEKLAKPTADQAAWQDCELGMFIHFGPATWQDVGEDNLSTPLDQIIPDKLDTEQWVRAAEAMGAKYIVFVAKHSGGFCWWQTDTTDYSVKNTPWRGGKGDVLAELSASCKKHGMKLGVYISPMDRKHKAAGGGRCATPELQAAYNKLYRQQLTEVLSRYGSMFEVWFDGSNVVPVGDILRQYAPHAMIFQGPHATIRWVGNEDGIAPYPAWNSLSIADARSGVATARQGNPDGAAWLPNECDAEFRDAWMWNSKNAGSLKSVERLMEIYDGSVGHGAVLLLNHSPDRTGLIPAADFERGKQFGDEIRHEFAHSLAETSGHGNMVELPLAKPATIDRLVLMENIVDGERVREFVVEVQHGGEWRPLFHGSAIGHKQIIRFAPTEATAVRLRVSKSAAEPEVRKLAVYEADRLR